The segment CGCCCGGCTCCACGCCCAAGGCATCCAGCACGCCCGCGGCCGTGTCCGGTCCGTGACTGCTGGGCCCGGAGCGGCGTCGGCCGCAAGGTTCAGGCGTCATGGGCGTCATCAGCGGCAATTTCGTCCTGAATGCGCTCCATCCAGTGCGGCATGCGCACCTCGCCCTGGGGCTGGCGCTCGGGCATATAGGGCTTGATGTCGATGACCGGGCTGTTGTCGATGGCGTCAAGCCCGGTGACGCGCAGAATGTTTCCCTCGCGGCCGGTCAGGCACACCGTGGTCATGAGCACGGGATTGGGCCGGGCCGGACTGCGCGTGCCGAAAATGCCCACGCGTGGGAGTTCCTTGCGGCCCATGGGATGGACCCGGGTCAGGGCGCGGCCGTGGTCCGGCACCTTGTGTCCCCAATACAG is part of the Deltaproteobacteria bacterium genome and harbors:
- the tsaA gene encoding tRNA (N6-threonylcarbamoyladenosine(37)-N6)-methyltransferase TrmO, yielding MEKSTACAAFAATDFPALPVQAVGIIRNAVAEPILKTDDDGISLDARMEEMRRHIRETKTTESTIIIHEDLLELLDGIDDYSHLIVLYWGHKVPDHGRALTRVHPMGRKELPRVGIFGTRSPARPNPVLMTTVCLTGREGNILRVTGLDAIDNSPVIDIKPYMPERQPQGEVRMPHWMERIQDEIAADDAHDA